One Geitlerinema sp. PCC 9228 genomic window carries:
- a CDS encoding MAPEG family protein → MASLLVYYVLTLNVGRARAKYQIKPPQTTGNPNFERVLRVQQNTIEQMLMFLPALWIFSNYVSSMWGAILGSIWIIGRIVYAIGYYQAAEKRGLGFGITSLSTLVLLVGALVGVSLSIGNSLSGFQF, encoded by the coding sequence ATGGCAAGTCTACTGGTGTATTACGTTCTTACTTTAAATGTAGGTCGTGCCAGAGCCAAGTATCAAATCAAACCCCCACAAACCACCGGCAATCCCAACTTCGAGCGTGTATTGCGCGTACAGCAAAACACCATCGAACAGATGTTGATGTTTTTACCAGCGCTGTGGATATTCTCCAACTATGTTAGCTCGATGTGGGGGGCCATTTTGGGTAGCATTTGGATTATCGGGCGCATCGTCTACGCCATCGGCTACTACCAAGCCGCCGAAAAGCGAGGATTGGGCTTCGGCATCACCTCGTTAAGCACGCTCGTTTTGTTGGTAGGTGCTTTAGTCGGTGTTAGTTTATCGATTGGCAATTCCTTAAGCGGTTTTCAGTTTTAA